Genomic window (Roseofilum reptotaenium CS-1145):
CCTCGGTCAGGTAGATCGATAAGGGGATAGCCATAATCTAAGCGGATATTCCATCCAGGAGCTACTTCCCAGAGTAATCCGACTCCCACACCCATTAAAAAGTTCTCAGAGGCTAAAACATTAGGATTGCCTTGGCTATTCCAAACTTGACCAAGATCGACAAAAGGAGCAACCATTAGAGTGGGTTGACCTTTGGTATCTCGTTGTATGGTAATTCGGTCTTCGATGGAGATTAAAAACCCATTATCTCCAGAACGGGCATTTTGTCGGTATCCTCGAACAGATTGACCGCCACCAATCACATATTGCCGTGAAGGAAGTAAGCTAGTTGTGGCCAGTTGTAGGTCTCCTCGAATGGTGAGTAAATGATGGTCTCCTAACCGTTGCAAGCGCTGTAAACTTAGGAGCCAACTAAAAAAACGGCTATCGGGAGTTGAGCCGGGATTCAGGGTTGCGCCAAAGGCATCAATTCCCAGATAAAATTGCGATCGCACTCCCAAAATTCCGTTCGCATCCCGACGCAAGTATTCCTGACCAAAGCGAATGGCGCTACTGCGGGTTCTTCCGCGATCATCTGGTCCCGATCCAAAGCCAAACGGAACATCCCCTAAAAACGTTTGCCCGCGATGGTGGGAAAATCCGAGAGAGAGGGCGAACTCTTGACGGGGAGAGCGGATCAGGGGTTGGCGATAGTCAAATTCATAGCGTTGGGTTTCGCCGCGAATTCCCAAATCTTGCAGTTGAATATTACTAATTTCATTATTATCGGGTAGAAATTGAATACTCAACGATCCATCCATGGCATTGATGGGGATACGGTAGGCAAACTCATAGCGACTGGTCTTGGCGTTGTTCGTGGTACGGTTATAACCAATGGTGGCGCGATCGCCTAAACCACTCAAATTTTGATATCCGACTCGAAACCCGATCCGCTCCGATCCCACACTTGCAGGTGAATAGTTATCTGTAAATAAATTAACGGTCAGCGGTTTTTTTAAGCTCACCCGCACCGTCAATTTGCTCTGACCAATACCCGATCCAGGTTGCAAACTTGCTTCTACACTCTCAAAAAGAGGATCGGTTTTGAGCAGTCTTAATTGATTTTCCAAGGAAGCACTATTTAACGGTACTCCCGCCATTCTGCGAATCCGACTGGTAATATAACTTGGATTTAAACGGCCTGCCCCTTCAACAACAATATCTTCTAAACGGCCTTCAATGACTTGAATTTCGATAACGCCATTGTCCACCACTTGATCGCCTAAAATTGCCCGACTATTAATATAACCCCCATTCAAGTAGAGTTCTGTAATTTTATCGGCCGCCTCCCTAAGCTGATCTAAAGTTTGGGACTTACCCTCATAATTGGCAACAATTTCCTTCAGTTGTTCCTGACTGAAAATCGTGCTTCCCGTTACTCGAATTTCGTTTACCTCAATGGGTTGAGTGCTTTGGGGAGTCTCCGTATTTTGCGAGAGGGGAGAACATTGGGGAGAAAGATCTATCTGTTCAGGAGCAGAGATCGCAGCACACAAGGTAGGATCGTCTAGAGGAGCAATCGGGGAAAAACTCCAAGAGAACGATTCAGGAGCAGAGATCGCCTCTAGGGGTTCAGGAACAAATTCAAACTCAGGGGAAATGGGGTCAGATCCAATTTCCAATGTATTAGGAGTCCTGGGGGAACTCGCCCAACTCGGAGCCATCAGGAACACTAAGGTACTCACAGATAGACTGGAAATAAATAAGGCACTCCTCACACTACAGACCTCATGAGATAGGGGTTGACGTTTGCGGTAGATTGCAGGCGATTTAGCAGTAATCCTAATAGATTAGGTTCTTGCAGAAATCAGGCAATAGGCACGAATAGCAATAGACAATAGTCATAAGAATAGAGGATTACTACATCACTATTCATATTCTGCCCACTTATGCAAGAGGTCTATTGAATTTCATTGGGATCAATGCCTAATTCCTGGAGTTTAGCCGCCAGAAGGGTTGCTCGATGCTCTGCTTCCTCCGCTCGTTGTTGCTCCTGCTCGGCTCGTTCGCGTTCCTGCTGTGCCTGCTCTTCTCCAGTGGGTAATAAATTTCCTTCTCTATCCCACCAGCGCAACCAGGGTAGATCGACATTTTGATACCGCCCTTGCCAAATCCCCAATTCTACACCCATTTCCGGAATGACAAAATGGCCGCGTGAGTTCGGTGAGAGTAATTGATAGCTTCCATTCACTAAATGATACACTTCTACATTGGACTTTGTGACTTCGTAAATTCCATAATAGGCTGGCTTAATGACTTGTTCATACACCCAAAATTTACCGAAAAGAGGAGTCCGATCGCGTTCTTCTGAAACATTTCCGCACACGAACTCCAAGGCAATTTGAGGGTGAATCAATTCTTTCCACAGAACATAGGAGCGACGCATTTGCCCATCTAGAGTAGCGGGTACATTAGCTACATAAAACCAATCGGGAGATTCGGCTCCTTTTTCGGGAGGATGGGTTAAGTGCCAGTAAATTCCACTATCTTGACCAATGCAATAATCACGTTCTGGATGAAGTTGGTCAAGAATTGGACGAATGGATTCCGTCAGTAAGATGCTTTGGGGGAGTTCTTGGAAATTTTTCACGAAGGAGCCATCCTCACAAGGCAGTTGAGTATGATCCGGGAGGAGATCGAAGTAGTCTTCCAAAATCGAGTTATCTTCACCAGGACCTTGAGTGCGATCGGGTAAGGGGGTAAAGCGTTCTGTAGAAGTCATAGCTCAGAGGTGCAGTTTTGTCGATCGCTTCTACCGTAGCGCAAACCTTAGAACTTATGCCAAGAAGAGAGGGTTGAAACCATGATATACTAACCCAAGAATATTAAAGTTTTATGTCGAATCTGGTTCTATTTTGGCATCGACGCGATTTAAGGGTTAGGGATAATTTAGGGTTAAGCTATGCCCAATCCAGAGCGAATCTTTTAGTGGGTTGTTTTTGCTTCGATCCACAAATTTTGCATAGGGATGATATTTCACCGATCCGCCTACATTATCTTTTAGGCTGTTTACAAGAGTTACAACAGCACTATCAACACCTTAAGCATCCGTTTCTGTTATTGCAAGGTCAACCGGAGCAGGTAATTCCTGATGTTGCTCGGGATTTAGGGGCGATCGCGGTGGTTTGGAATCGGGATGTGGAACCCTATAGTCAACTGCGCGATCGCCGAGTGACTGAAGGCTTAAACGAAAGAGGAATTGAGGTTAAAACAGTTTGGGATCAGCTTTTAGTGGCTCCAGAAGCGATTCACACACAAGCGGGAAATCCCTATACGGTTTATACTCCATTTTGGAAGAACTGGCAAGGACAAAAAAAGCTCAATCCAGTCTCCGATTTACAACCGGGAGAAGGGTTAACTCAATCCCAGAAAAAAGCGTTAGATCGGGTGGAGGTTATTGATTTTCCGAGTTTGAAAGATTGGGGATATTCCGAGCCAGAGAAGTTATTCATTACACCAGGAGAGCGTGCGGCTCAACGGCAATTGGAAGAATTTGCCGATCGCTCCCTGGAAACCTACGAGCAGCAACGCAATACTCCCAGTATAGACGGCACATCGAAGCTCAGTGCTGCCTTAAAATTGGGAGCGATCGGCATTCGCAGGATATGGCAAACGACTCAAGAGGCGATCGGCAAAGCTGCCAGCGATCGAACCCTTAAAAACATCCAAACTTGGCAACAAGAACTAGCCTGGCGAGAATTTTACCAGCATGTACTCTACCACTTTCCCGAACTCGCTGATGGGCCGTATCGATCGCCATTTAAATGCTTTCCTTGGGATAATAACCCCCAACAGTTCCAAGCTTGGTGTGAAGGAAAAACCGGCTATCCCATCGTCGATGCCGCCATGCGTCAACTGAACACAACTGGATGGATGCATAACCGGTGTCGGATGATTGTTGCCAGCTTTTTAACCAAGGATTTAATCATTAATTGGCAATGGGGAGAACAGTATTTTATGCAGCATCTCATCGATGGAGATTTAGCCGCCAATAACGGGGGATGGCAATGGAGCGCATCGAGTGGTATGGATGCCAAACCCTTACGAATTTTTAATCCTGCCACTCAAGCACAAAAGTTCGATCCAGAAGCCCAGTATATCCGCCAATGGTTACCGGAACTAAAGTCAGTTCAAACCAAAGATTTAGTAACGGGGAATATTCCCCCTTTAGTCCGTCAAGCTTGCAATTATCCCTTACCCATTGTCAACCACAATCAACAACAACGGGAATTTAAACAACGTTATCAACAAGTGAAAGAAAATTTATCGTCACGTGTTGAACTTTAGCGCTATGGCAGCTCAGAGCGCTAAAGTTCAATAACCAACCTCCTTAAATTCCACTATTCCAAAGATCGTGCATAAAATACATCTGTACCGGATCTAGCTTTCCTTGCTGAACTAAATAATTGAAGAAATAAAGGGTCGCTATGCGGACATCATCTTCACTAGCTTCTTGCTCTGGTGTAATATCGTGGTGAGTCATATGAGAAAGCGTGCGGTAATTTTCCTTCACCTTAGACAGATTTTTAATTTTGACTCCCAATTGATATAACTGCATAAACGCCAAAAATTCCACAATCGATTTACGGATTTTTGCTTCCACTTCCCCCGGATTCACAATTTTATTCTTCTCAATTTTACCATTCAGTCCTTCAATGATAAACTCTCGCACTTGACCACTGTAAACTCCGCGATCGTAGGCTAAAATAGCTTCTGAAATCTTGAGTCCATAGCGAGGTTTACGGAATCCAGGAATTCCCGGATCGGTCCGTTTATTAACCATATATCCAACGCGAAATGCAGCCACATTAGCGACTAGGTCGAGTTCAGATGCATCCGCTTCTAAAGCCTTATAAATGGTTGGGAATTTTCTGGAGCGAAAATCAAGAACGGCTTGGGCTAAATCGCCACTCCAAGAACTATGTTTAGCGGTCCAAGCGGTCGTAAAATTGAACCAACTGCCCAAACCCGGAAGTTGAATTTGATCGGACAAAGAAGCAATGAAATGGGCAAGATCTGTATTGTGAGCGCATAATGATATGGTGGTATCTAAGCGATTATCAATATATTCAACATCTGACAAAATTGCCCAACGGAATAGAGAACTTGTATAAGATTTGCGGGTATAGCGACGCAATTCATTGGCTATCTCATAGGGAGAAGCCTGAGGATATTGGATTTCCAAATGCTCCACAAAAGATAGCATTTGCAGGCGGTTGTATTCCAGAGAAGAGGTTAGAGTATTCATAGATGCAGACGTTGAATGATGGAAATAGATTATACTTGATCGTCCTGATGATGCAGAGAGTGTTCAACTCGACGGATAAATTTTTTCAGTTGAACAATTCTCTTGCGTTTTTTCCGTTGTTGCTCTAAGGGTTCAGACGGTGAGTGGAACGTTTTGGAATGACTCCAAGATCCTTCACCAGTATGGATAGCATGACGACGAGGACGAATCGTTGTGCCATAGCGGTTCGCCCAAACTTGAGTAAATTCTGCACCAATGAGTAAGATTTGCGCAGTAAAAAAGATCCATAATAGTAAAACCACAAATGAGCCAGCAGCTCCATAAAAGGATTTGACGCTACTGTGTCCCAAGTATAAACTAATTCCCCATTTCCCTAGGGTAAAGAGGATAGAGGTTAGGGTAGAACCCACCCAAACATCGGCCCAAGAAACTTTGGCATCGGGCAAGATTTTATAAATGGCTCCAAACAGAAGAGTAACAACAATAAAAGAAACCAAAAGTTCAGTCGATCGCCAAACATTAGCGGGGGTATCCATCCATTGATCCAGCCATTCACTCACGCCAGCTAGAACGGAACTAAAGACGAGGGAGACGAGCAGGAGAAACCCGATCGCGATGATCATTAAAACGGATAGAACTCTAGCCATGAGAAAATTCAAGAAGCCGCGTTCAGGTTTGGGGGTAACGCCCCAAATAATATTGAGGGCGACTTTGAGTTGAGCAAAGACCGTAGTTGCGCCAAAAAACAAAGTAGCGATCGCCACGACAGTCGCCATCAGACCCGACTGGGGTTGATAGCGTTCGCGAATCAAGGTTTGAATAGATTGAGCGGCTTCTGACCCAATAAACTGTTGCAGTTGAATCGCCAGTTGTTCTTGTGCGGCTTCTTTGCCGATCGCAAAGCTGGCTACGGCAACAGCAATAATCAGCGTGGGAGCTAAAGAAAACACCATATAATAGGCTAGGGCTGCTGCCAGGATGGGAACCCGGTCTTGCCGCCATTGCACAAAGGTTTCTTTGAGTAATCTCCAGATTGCGTAGAGTTTCACAGGACTGACGCAGAAAGAACTCGAGTACACTACTATAAAAGCTTATCTGTCCCTATCCGGCTAGTGTTTTAATTGCCTTGATTTTAGGGGAGCCGGGTGTAGAAATTTGTTAAAGTACGGCTGAGGTATGCAGCACAGACTCCAACAATGAGAGCAATAATTAAAAGACCATGGCAATGGGTGAGCTTGTCCCTAATCATCACGGTCTTGATTATGGGGTTGCAAGCTGTCAAACCAATACAGGCGAACCCTCCAAAAGCGATCGATGAAATTCGAGGCGTTTGGTTAACGAATGTCAGTAGTGCCGTTTTGTATAGTCCTTGGGGCATCGATCGGGCGATCGCCCAACTATCCCAACTCAATTTTAACACGATTTATCCGGTGGCCTGGAACCGAGGCGTAACGTTTTACCCCAGCGATACGGCCAAAGAAACGATTGGTCGCCAGCAAGATGTATTGCTCAATACCATCCGTTTTCGTCAGGATACCCTAGAAGAAATCATTACTCTGGGTCATGAGCAGGGAATGCGAGTAATTCCCTGGTTTGAGTATGGGTTTATGGCTCCCAAAAATTCTTTGTTGGCGAAACGCCATCCCAGTTGGTTAGCCCAAAGTCGGGATGGGCAAGCTTTGAATTACCATGGTAAATATGGTTTAGATTGGCTTAATCCTCTGCATCCAGAAGTCCAACAATTGTTGATCGATCTGATTGTAGAAGTCGTGACCCGTTATGATGTGGATGGCATCCAACTTGATGACCATTTTAGTTTACCGGTGGAATTAGGATACGATCCTTTTACCCTGTGGCTTTATCAACAGGAACATAACGGAGAGATTCCGCCAGAAAATTATCAAAATGAGGCATGGATGCGTTGGAGAGCCAATAAACTGACTGACGTGGTTAAGCGGATTCATGACCGGGTTAAAGAAATTAAGCCCGATTGTATTGTGTCCCTATCGCCTAATCCCCGCGCATTTGCGTATCGCAATTATCTACAAGATTGGCAAACTTGGGTCGAGGCGGGTTTAATTGATGAGTTGGTGATCCAAGTGTATCGGAGTGGGATGGACAGTTTTCTGCGAGATTTACCCGATCCGGTAATTCCGAAGTTACAGCAGAAGATTCCAGTGGCGATCGGTATTTCTACTGGAACAGTGAGAACACCTATCCCCTTAAATTTAATAGAACAACAAGTCAATGCAGTTCGCGATCGCGCTTTGGATGGCTTTTCATTCTTTTATTGGGAAAGTTTGTGGGGATATATTGCCCCAGAATCTCCCCAAGTTCGCCGTCGAGGACTCCAGGAGATTATTGCCAAAACTGAGTAATCTCCCCCATTTCCTGTTCCCTATTCCCTACCGCAAAGCGCTATAATTCCCCCATGATTGGATCGGGTTTTGGAATTCAATGGACAATCAATACCTTCATCGGATTTCTACTGAGTCTGTTGCTGATTGAAGTTGGCGAACGACCAGATCTGGGAATCGCAGAAGGATTCATTGGCGGCGCGATCGTTGGCCTGATGCAATTGATCGTGGTTCTACCCCACTTCAAACAGGCTCGCTGGTGGATGGTCATCAGTGCTCTCTGTTGGGGAATTATGGGCTGGAGTGACTTAGGGGCAATGGGTTGGATCGCCCCTAGAACCCTAGATATTTCTGTGCGCTTGCTCTATGGTCTTTGGGAAGGAGCTAAAGTGGGGTTTGTTCTGGGTGTGGGCCAATATATACTCCTTTCCCACGAAGTTCCCCAAGCCTGGCGTTGGATTATTGCCAGTACCATTGATTGGGCGATCGCCCTAGCCTGTGGTTGGGCACTTGGAGGTCTCCTCCGGCTTCAATTTCGTCTATTTCTTGGTGACGTAATCGGTTTAGGATGTGTCTGGTTAATTGTGGGAGGTTTAACCGGTTTTGCCCTCACTTTATTGTTGAATCGCCGCAAGTCTTGAAAGAAGTTTTAAACTTTCTTATAATTAGGAAATAGGGATATCTAACATAACAAAAACTAAGCGATCGCACTCATAAGAGCAAGGAGTTAATCATGGCACGCGGACAAATGCGCCTCAGAAAACGTTCAATGGCCCCCTCTCAAACTCAGAAGAAAAAGGGCGCTCTGCAAGCCAAATCTAACTCCATGTCACAGAACGGCGAGGATCAGAATATGGCCATAAGCAAAGATTCGCCGCTAGCGCGTAGCGGCAATATTTTAAAACGAATGATTGAGCGAGACCAGCAGCAAGGGCAAGGAGAAACCACCCAAGACACTCAACCTAAGACCCCTTTAGCCATACAAGCCAAATTAGAAATTGGCGACCCCCAAGACTCCCAAGAACACCAAGCCGATAATGTAGCTCGCCAAGTCGTGCGTTCAATTGGCCAAACTCAACGCCCTCGTCAGAGCCTGCAACGGCAAGTCGTGAATTTCTGGAACGGACCCAGCATTCAAAGAGACGGCTCAGGAATCGTCAGTGGAGCCGCTTCACCCGCATTTGAATCGAAACTTCAGAGAGCAAGAGGAGGAGGACAACCCTTACCCCCTAACTTCAGGTCTCAGGTAGAACCCGTGATGGGGGCAGACTTTAGTGGAGTCAGAGTCCATACCGATACTCAGTCCAATACCTTAAACCAGACCATTCAAGCCAAAGCCTTCACTACCGGACAAGATGTATTTTTTAAGAGTGGAGCATATAACCCAGGCAGTCAGGGAGGACAGGAGTTAATTGCCCATGAATTAACCCA
Coding sequences:
- a CDS encoding ShlB/FhaC/HecB family hemolysin secretion/activation protein, yielding MRSALFISSLSVSTLVFLMAPSWASSPRTPNTLEIGSDPISPEFEFVPEPLEAISAPESFSWSFSPIAPLDDPTLCAAISAPEQIDLSPQCSPLSQNTETPQSTQPIEVNEIRVTGSTIFSQEQLKEIVANYEGKSQTLDQLREAADKITELYLNGGYINSRAILGDQVVDNGVIEIQVIEGRLEDIVVEGAGRLNPSYITSRIRRMAGVPLNSASLENQLRLLKTDPLFESVEASLQPGSGIGQSKLTVRVSLKKPLTVNLFTDNYSPASVGSERIGFRVGYQNLSGLGDRATIGYNRTTNNAKTSRYEFAYRIPINAMDGSLSIQFLPDNNEISNIQLQDLGIRGETQRYEFDYRQPLIRSPRQEFALSLGFSHHRGQTFLGDVPFGFGSGPDDRGRTRSSAIRFGQEYLRRDANGILGVRSQFYLGIDAFGATLNPGSTPDSRFFSWLLSLQRLQRLGDHHLLTIRGDLQLATTSLLPSRQYVIGGGQSVRGYRQNARSGDNGFLISIEDRITIQRDTKGQPTLMVAPFVDLGQVWNSQGNPNVLASENFLMGVGVGLLWEVAPGWNIRLDYGYPLIDLPDRGNNAQDDGFYFSVNVEL
- a CDS encoding Uma2 family endonuclease; translation: MTSTERFTPLPDRTQGPGEDNSILEDYFDLLPDHTQLPCEDGSFVKNFQELPQSILLTESIRPILDQLHPERDYCIGQDSGIYWHLTHPPEKGAESPDWFYVANVPATLDGQMRRSYVLWKELIHPQIALEFVCGNVSEERDRTPLFGKFWVYEQVIKPAYYGIYEVTKSNVEVYHLVNGSYQLLSPNSRGHFVIPEMGVELGIWQGRYQNVDLPWLRWWDREGNLLPTGEEQAQQERERAEQEQQRAEEAEHRATLLAAKLQELGIDPNEIQ
- a CDS encoding FAD-binding domain-containing protein codes for the protein MSNLVLFWHRRDLRVRDNLGLSYAQSRANLLVGCFCFDPQILHRDDISPIRLHYLLGCLQELQQHYQHLKHPFLLLQGQPEQVIPDVARDLGAIAVVWNRDVEPYSQLRDRRVTEGLNERGIEVKTVWDQLLVAPEAIHTQAGNPYTVYTPFWKNWQGQKKLNPVSDLQPGEGLTQSQKKALDRVEVIDFPSLKDWGYSEPEKLFITPGERAAQRQLEEFADRSLETYEQQRNTPSIDGTSKLSAALKLGAIGIRRIWQTTQEAIGKAASDRTLKNIQTWQQELAWREFYQHVLYHFPELADGPYRSPFKCFPWDNNPQQFQAWCEGKTGYPIVDAAMRQLNTTGWMHNRCRMIVASFLTKDLIINWQWGEQYFMQHLIDGDLAANNGGWQWSASSGMDAKPLRIFNPATQAQKFDPEAQYIRQWLPELKSVQTKDLVTGNIPPLVRQACNYPLPIVNHNQQQREFKQRYQQVKENLSSRVEL
- a CDS encoding YihY/virulence factor BrkB family protein; this translates as MKLYAIWRLLKETFVQWRQDRVPILAAALAYYMVFSLAPTLIIAVAVASFAIGKEAAQEQLAIQLQQFIGSEAAQSIQTLIRERYQPQSGLMATVVAIATLFFGATTVFAQLKVALNIIWGVTPKPERGFLNFLMARVLSVLMIIAIGFLLLVSLVFSSVLAGVSEWLDQWMDTPANVWRSTELLVSFIVVTLLFGAIYKILPDAKVSWADVWVGSTLTSILFTLGKWGISLYLGHSSVKSFYGAAGSFVVLLLWIFFTAQILLIGAEFTQVWANRYGTTIRPRRHAIHTGEGSWSHSKTFHSPSEPLEQQRKKRKRIVQLKKFIRRVEHSLHHQDDQV
- a CDS encoding glycoside hydrolase family 10 protein, producing the protein MRAIIKRPWQWVSLSLIITVLIMGLQAVKPIQANPPKAIDEIRGVWLTNVSSAVLYSPWGIDRAIAQLSQLNFNTIYPVAWNRGVTFYPSDTAKETIGRQQDVLLNTIRFRQDTLEEIITLGHEQGMRVIPWFEYGFMAPKNSLLAKRHPSWLAQSRDGQALNYHGKYGLDWLNPLHPEVQQLLIDLIVEVVTRYDVDGIQLDDHFSLPVELGYDPFTLWLYQQEHNGEIPPENYQNEAWMRWRANKLTDVVKRIHDRVKEIKPDCIVSLSPNPRAFAYRNYLQDWQTWVEAGLIDELVIQVYRSGMDSFLRDLPDPVIPKLQQKIPVAIGISTGTVRTPIPLNLIEQQVNAVRDRALDGFSFFYWESLWGYIAPESPQVRRRGLQEIIAKTE